The Clostridium sporogenes region AACCTAGGTGAAATATATGAATCTGAGGAAATTAAGTTAAAATCCTCTGCCTATAAAAACATAAAAAAGTTTTCTCTTATGGCAGCTTCTTTACTCATTATTTTTATATGTTCTATATTTATAAAGACTTATAATGCACCAGTTTCTTCTGTAACTATAAAAATAAACCCTTCCATTAAGTTACAGGCAAATAGATGGAATAAAATTATTAATGTTACTCCTTTAAATAAAGATGGTACTAATTTATTAAAAAACTTAAACCTTAAAAATAAAGGCTTAGAAAAAGGAATTAATTTAATACTAGAAGAAGCTAAAAAAGAAAATTATATAAATAATGACTATAAAAATAGTTCTAAAGCCATATCCATAGACTTTACTGGAGATACTTCTAGTTTAAACCTTAGTAATATAGAAAATAACCTTAAAAACTTAAAAGTAAAGTATAATATAGAAACCCCTCAAGGTATTAAAACAAACTATAATAAGGACAATATAAAATCAAATGATAATAATAAAACAAAACATAATAATAATAATAATAATAGAACTCCAGTTAACGCAGACAAGACTATAAAGGATAATGATAAAAATAATAATTCTATTAATAAAACTAAATCAAAAAAAGTAGATTCTGAAGTAAAAAAATACAATGAAAATAAGAAAGATAGCACTTCTAGTAAAGAAAATAATATAAAAAATAATGGAAATCAGAATAATAATACTACAGAAAAGTCCAATAGCAGTAATACTAAAATTCCAAATAGTATAAAAAATAATTCAAGCAATAAACCACATAAAAATGAAGTAGATAAAAATATTAAGAAAGAACCACCATCTGAAAATAAAAATGGAAAACCTATAAAAGATAAACCAGGAAATCAAAAATAATATAATTAAAATACTGCCTAAAAATAGAAATCATAACTTCTATTTTTAGGCAGCTATTTTTAATAATAGATTAAACTAATAATACATCTTACCATTGATAGTAGTTAACTCCTCCATCTGCACCATTAGTTTTATCAAACCAAGAATCTAACAGCTCAAACCAATTTCCAACTTTATTTACTTTTGGATTTTGTCCATCTTTGCACCAATTTAGCTTTCCATAAGGAGGTAATCCATTTTTAACTGTATCTATTGAGTTATACCAACTTTGCATATTCCAATGAGGGGTTGCACTTGGTTGATAATAACTTGAATATTCTCTATCTCCATCTGGCAAAAATATACTTAATCCATTTTTACCTTCTTTAAATTCTTTACTAGGACCTCCAAAAGAATAAACTACCATATCATCTATATTATTCATACAAATTAAAGCTAATGTCTTAGTTTCTTTACTAAAATTTTCACCTTCATTTATTTTTTCGCATAGATCATATATATCAAAATATGGATATGCAATCCACTCCCCTTGACTGTATTCATCAAAATAGTGCATTAAATTTGTATTATTTTTACTTCCTCTTAATTTTTCAATTTCAGATTTTTTATTTTCATTACTTAAATTAACAGCTAATTTATCTATTGATTTTTTTACTGTCTCCACTTTAGTTGAATCATAAAAACTTAAATGTTGATCATATCTTCCTCTAGCATGGGTAGAATCTCTTTGTTCTTCTACAAATAATGCTCCTAATTCTTCATTAGTAATAGTTGCAGGATCAAAGTTTTTCTCTTTGCCACCTAAAGTTAAATCATCTTCATTGCTACTTCCTCCACCGGATTTTATTCTACTTAAAATATTATCGTATTGGAATCCTGGTCCCCAAACCACTGGACTTGAAGCAACTATACTAGCAGCTGAAAACCCTCCATTACCTGGTCTATATTGGTATGCTACTTCTGCTGTTCCCATTAAGCATGCATCGAAAGCAAGTACATCAACGGATTGCTCCTTTGTTAAATGATCTGAAATTTCCCCCATATAAAGGCAATCTGGTTCATTACCATCATAATGACTATCATCCCAACAAATGGCTTTATTTAAATTTGAATCTTCTTTAAGTTCTTCTTTTGCTCCACCACCATGGTTGGACATTATAAGCACATATTTATCAGCCTTATAATTGGCTTTACAATAATTAATAAATTTTTTAAGAGTATCAGCATCTCCCATATTTGCTTCATAATTACTATTAAGAGTTATTTCTGGGAATTCATTTCCTCCACCTAATCTTTGTGTCTTATTATGCTCTATCTTGTATAAACGAGTATCTTCAAAATTTTCACCAAAAACTGTTTTATCATTACTGTATCTTGAAGATCTATCTACAAGTGTAACTAAATTTAAATTAGGACTATTGTTATATCCTTTTTTCATTTCTTCAATGTCACTTAATAAGGAGGATTCTAAATTATTATCAGCATCACAGTAATACATAATTGTTACCTTTTGATTATTATTTTTAGCTTTTTGTATTTGCTGCCTAATATTGTTTAGATTAGTTTTATTAGAATTATTTACTGAATCAGCATATACAGGTTTAAAACTAAAAAGAGAAGCAGCCACCAAAGTAGAAGTTAAAAGAATAGATAACTTGTTTTTTAACATAATATACATACCCCCAAATTTTATATTTTTAATTTATTATTTAGAATTATAATGTATTTAATATTAATAGAAACACCCCATGTATTTGCACAATATGTACATATTGTTTCTAATTTACATTTAATTCATATTTTTATATTTTCTACATATCTTTTCATTTTCCTTCCTGTTTTTGAAAAAATTAATTTTTTTTATATTTATTTTTATAGTTGAAAAACTTGATAAAAATAATTAAGCATGTATTAAATCTTAACAATTATAAATAGAAATAAATAAACAGGTAATTCATAATTAAAGTTACTAATTTTAATATTTCAATTATATATTTGTGCCGTAAATACTAATAACTAAATATATTATTTTTTATATAAAATAATATTTGTACGAAAATCTTCATTTTTATAATAGGCTTTTCTTAATATGTATTATCTAATATATAATTATATATAAAGGTTTCTTATTATATTGGGGGATGATTTTTTATGATAAATTTATTTACAAAAAAAAATTCTAAAAGTAAAAATAAATCACGCGTTATAGGTGTTCCACCTATATTAATACTTGTGATTTTATTATTTATATTAATATTAATATTAATTAATTTACAATACGACAATAGATTATATAATTCTAAATTACAAGAAAAAATTTATAATTCAATGATGATAAAAGAAAATAGATTGAAAGCTTACTCTAGAAGTATAAAGCTCAATAAAGGTAGTTCTAGTAATACCTGTGTTTATTTTATAGCTGAAGTATTAAGAATAAATGGTGAAAGTATAGATGATAGTGTTTGTAACACAACTCAGCTTTTACACATAATGAAAAAAGATGGTTGGAAGAAAAATAAAAATTACAAGAAACTTAAACCTGGGGATATATGCTTTACTACGGATGAAAATTTAAATAAGGATGGAATACCAACTCATACTTATATATTTATGGGATGGGCGGAGGAAGGAAAGTATGATTATGCCTATATTTGCGACAATCAAGCTAAGGATTATTCCGGTAGAATATATCACTTGAGAAATATAACAAAAATTGATACTATAAAAGGTAGTACAAAAGAACCTTTTAATTTTTTTATGTATAAGAAAAAAGGCTTTATATCAAAAATGGGGGGGAATTAGTTTGCGTACTTACAATGTACTTGTAGTGGATGATGAGAAAGAAATTAGAGATGCCATAGAGATCTATTTAAGAAGTATAGAAAATATAAATATAATAAAGGCAGCAGATGGATTAGATGCATTAGATATATTAGAAAATAATGAAATTCATGTAATAATATTAGATATCATGATGCCTAAATTAGACGGAATAAGAACCTGTATGAAAATAAGAGAAAAAAATAATATTCCTATAATTATGCTATCTGCTAAGAATGAAGATACAGATAAAATTTTAGGATTAAATATAGGAGCAGATGATTATGTAGCAAAACCCTTTAATCCTTTAGAATTAGTGGCAAGGGTTAATTCTCAACTTAGAAGATATACAAATTTGGGGAATTTCCCTCAAACTGCATCTGATGATGAAATTTGTTTAGATCAATTAGTTATAAATAAAACTAGTCATGTAGTTACTGTAGATGGCAAAAAAGTGAAATTAACCCCTATAGAATATGATATATTATTACTTTTAGCCAATAATCCTGGTAGAGTATTTCCTTCTTCACAAATATATGAATATGTTTGGAATGAACCCTCTTTTAAAACTGAAAACACCGTAGCAGTGCATATAAGAAGACTAAGGAAAAAAATAGAAATAAATCCTAAAGAACCTAGATATATAAAAGTAATTTGGGGAGTTGGTTATAAAATTGATAAATAGTATTAGAAAACAGGATAGATTAAAAAAACTGTTAGGTAAAAATATAATTATAATATTTTTAATTATTCTATCACTATTGTTTGGTGTGCTTTCCCTTTTTAGAAATGTAAATTCATTAAACTCTCACATAGAAACAAAAGAAAAAAAACTATCTAATATTAATAATGAACTTGAAAATATAAAAAAAAATAATACTAATTTTAGAACTCTCAGTTATGATGTGTGGTTAAAACAATGTGCTAGTACAGTAAATTTATACATATATAAAAATACAAATTATTTAAAAATCTTATCTCAAACTTCACAAGAAGATTTAGATAAAAGAAGTAAAGATTTTAAAATCATAAAAGAAAATAATGACTATGATAAATTAGTAAAATTCATAATTATTGATAAAACCAAAAACACGTTTTTAACTAATGATACTAATGACATAGATTTTATAAAAAAAAACCTTAAGCTATTTTCTGATGAAAACGGTGAACTATTTAATTATGTTTCAAATAAAGGTACTTGGTATAACATATCTTATAATTCCGAAAGTTCGCCAGCATATAGCAGAAATCCTCAACCTATAATGGAGAATCCTAATAATTATATAGAAGCTTATTGGTTTCCTAAAAATTATTCTTATAAAAAAGAGGATTTCAACCTTATAAAAAATATATTAAAGGATGCTGAGGATAATTATAAAAATGATATAACTAATGAAACTAATTCTATTAATGACCTGAAAAAAGATTTAACTAGAATAAACTATTTAATAACACTTTGTGCTTTTATTATTATTATTTTATTACTTACTCTATATTTTATTGGTAAAGAAAATGTTCTTACGGGAATAAAAAATAGTTTTATAATTAGACTATTTAAGTCTATAAATCAATGGTTTGAAACTAGAAGCACACTTTTCAAAGCAATTGTTTTCAGTATATTTACTTTACCTACAGTAATTATTACTATGAAAATATTATCTGGTGATAGATATATGAAAGATTATGCAGTATGCGTATTGTTTTATATAGTATTTATTCTTAGCAAATTCATTAAATTTTGCAATTATATAGATGAAATAATAAAAGGAACAAATAAAATAATTAGTGGAGATTTAGATTTTACAATAAAAGAAAAAGGTGATAAGTCCCTTTTAATACTTTCTCAAAACATAAATAAAATAAATAAGGGATTTAAAATATCCATTGAAGATCAAATAAAAAATGAAAAATTGAAAAGTGAACTAGTGGCTAATATATCTCATGATTTAAAGACCCCTCTTACATCAATAATAAATTATACAGATATATTAATAAAAGAGAAGATTTCTGAAGATGAAAAAGAAGAATTTTTAAAAATACTCAATAGAAAAAGCTTAAAGCTTAAAACTCTTATAGAGGATTTGTTTGAAATCTCTAAAATAAATAGTGGTAAAGTGGAATTAAATAAAGAATATGTTGATATAGTAGAACTTTTAAATCAATCTATAGCTGAATATTCTGATACAGAAATCTATAAAAATAAAAATTTAACCTTTATAACAAAAACCTTCTTACCTGAAATTAAAATCAATTTAGATGGAAATAGAATGTCTAGAGTTTTTGAAAATCTAATAAATAATTCTTTAAAATATTCTTTGAGTAACACAAGAATTTATGTAGAAATAGAAGATATTGTTAAAGGAATAAAAATATCTTTTAAAAATGTATCCTATACTCCCCTTGATTTTGATAAAAAAGAAATATTTGAAAGGTTTACTAGAGGTGATAAATCAAGAACTTCAGACATTGATGGTAGTGGATTAGGACTAGCCATAGCTAAAAGTATAGTAGAACTTCATGATGGTATTATGTATATTGACTTTGATGGCGACTTATTTAAAGTTATGATTGAGCTCTACTACTAATAAAATAGTTACTACAATATATATTCTAGCTATATAAATTATTAAAACAAAGACTTGCTGTTATAATATAATTTAATTACAAAAAACAAAGTACACAATGTAACTATTCTTATTCATATATTTAACAATATAAATAAATTAATATAACTAGATATTAGCATAAAAATGCTTCTATCTAGTTATTCTTATTAAACTATCATTTTATAAAATGATTTTTCTAAATTATTTATTATAAAAAATAGAGTACATAAAATTATTTACACAATCTTAAATTCCTTTAAATTTTGAATTTAGAAATTTCTTCTTTTAATTTATTAGCACTTTCTTCTGATTTTAGAGCTTCTTGAAGTACATCATTTGATTTATTATTTACTTCTAATATTTTACTTGCAATGTCTGTAGTACCTCCCGCACCTTCACTAGCAGCCTGTGCTACTCCTTCTATAGTTTTAAGGACATCCTGCAATGATGCTAAAAGTTCCTGTGAAGTTGAGCTAAAATCCATTACAAGGGTATCTACGAAACTAGCATCTTCGCTATATTTATCCGCCACATTTAACATAGTCTTATAATCATTATCCATATCTGTAGATACAAAAGTTAATAGGTTACTTGAACTATCAGAAAGATTTTTTACTGATTCTATTACTTTAACTGTTATACTTTGTATTTCTGTTACCGTATCCTTTGATTGTTCCGCAAGTTTTCTTATCTCATCAGCTACAACTGAAAATCCCTTTCCTGCTTCCCCTGCCCTGGCAGCTTCAATAGCTGCATTTAATGCAAGAAGATTTGTTTGTGATGTTATATCCATTATGGAATCTGAAAGTACATTTATTTGTTCTACAACCTTTGAAGCTTCTATAGCTCTTTCAAGTTCTGTTTTTGTATTTGTAAATATTTCCTTAGCCTTTTTCTGAGAAGCTTGTACATTTGATTTTGTA contains the following coding sequences:
- a CDS encoding anti-sigma factor domain-containing protein, which encodes MNKKGIVMEIHKNKIGILTSSGEFIYVANSTVSPNLGEIYESEEIKLKSSAYKNIKKFSLMAASLLIIFICSIFIKTYNAPVSSVTIKINPSIKLQANRWNKIINVTPLNKDGTNLLKNLNLKNKGLEKGINLILEEAKKENYINNDYKNSSKAISIDFTGDTSSLNLSNIENNLKNLKVKYNIETPQGIKTNYNKDNIKSNDNNKTKHNNNNNNRTPVNADKTIKDNDKNNNSINKTKSKKVDSEVKKYNENKKDSTSSKENNIKNNGNQNNNTTEKSNSSNTKIPNSIKNNSSNKPHKNEVDKNIKKEPPSENKNGKPIKDKPGNQK
- the cloSI gene encoding clostripain; translation: MLKNKLSILLTSTLVAASLFSFKPVYADSVNNSNKTNLNNIRQQIQKAKNNNQKVTIMYYCDADNNLESSLLSDIEEMKKGYNNSPNLNLVTLVDRSSRYSNDKTVFGENFEDTRLYKIEHNKTQRLGGGNEFPEITLNSNYEANMGDADTLKKFINYCKANYKADKYVLIMSNHGGGAKEELKEDSNLNKAICWDDSHYDGNEPDCLYMGEISDHLTKEQSVDVLAFDACLMGTAEVAYQYRPGNGGFSAASIVASSPVVWGPGFQYDNILSRIKSGGGSSNEDDLTLGGKEKNFDPATITNEELGALFVEEQRDSTHARGRYDQHLSFYDSTKVETVKKSIDKLAVNLSNENKKSEIEKLRGSKNNTNLMHYFDEYSQGEWIAYPYFDIYDLCEKINEGENFSKETKTLALICMNNIDDMVVYSFGGPSKEFKEGKNGLSIFLPDGDREYSSYYQPSATPHWNMQSWYNSIDTVKNGLPPYGKLNWCKDGQNPKVNKVGNWFELLDSWFDKTNGADGGVNYYQW
- a CDS encoding response regulator transcription factor, which translates into the protein MRTYNVLVVDDEKEIRDAIEIYLRSIENINIIKAADGLDALDILENNEIHVIILDIMMPKLDGIRTCMKIREKNNIPIIMLSAKNEDTDKILGLNIGADDYVAKPFNPLELVARVNSQLRRYTNLGNFPQTASDDEICLDQLVINKTSHVVTVDGKKVKLTPIEYDILLLLANNPGRVFPSSQIYEYVWNEPSFKTENTVAVHIRRLRKKIEINPKEPRYIKVIWGVGYKIDK
- a CDS encoding sensor histidine kinase, with amino-acid sequence MINSIRKQDRLKKLLGKNIIIIFLIILSLLFGVLSLFRNVNSLNSHIETKEKKLSNINNELENIKKNNTNFRTLSYDVWLKQCASTVNLYIYKNTNYLKILSQTSQEDLDKRSKDFKIIKENNDYDKLVKFIIIDKTKNTFLTNDTNDIDFIKKNLKLFSDENGELFNYVSNKGTWYNISYNSESSPAYSRNPQPIMENPNNYIEAYWFPKNYSYKKEDFNLIKNILKDAEDNYKNDITNETNSINDLKKDLTRINYLITLCAFIIIILLLTLYFIGKENVLTGIKNSFIIRLFKSINQWFETRSTLFKAIVFSIFTLPTVIITMKILSGDRYMKDYAVCVLFYIVFILSKFIKFCNYIDEIIKGTNKIISGDLDFTIKEKGDKSLLILSQNINKINKGFKISIEDQIKNEKLKSELVANISHDLKTPLTSIINYTDILIKEKISEDEKEEFLKILNRKSLKLKTLIEDLFEISKINSGKVELNKEYVDIVELLNQSIAEYSDTEIYKNKNLTFITKTFLPEIKINLDGNRMSRVFENLINNSLKYSLSNTRIYVEIEDIVKGIKISFKNVSYTPLDFDKKEIFERFTRGDKSRTSDIDGSGLGLAIAKSIVELHDGIMYIDFDGDLFKVMIELYY